One window of the Grus americana isolate bGruAme1 chromosome 13, bGruAme1.mat, whole genome shotgun sequence genome contains the following:
- the RIPOR1 gene encoding rho family-interacting cell polarization regulator 1 isoform X1, with protein MERAGVGAAESPHELPACSRSMGAEEQRGCTRPGPLSPPASPGTWRPSRSHSTMSLSVRPQRRVLVTKINRSQSFAGVNSTADRPFRNLSPFTPTVSRKTGSRVSRMFSMSHKSPPPKVPQPNRLDEVYEALKKGLTAYLEVHQLELEKLSTQIRESKRNSRLGFLYDLDKQVKSIERFLRRLEFHASKIDELYEAYCIQRRLRDGAHNMVKAYSTGSPGSREARESLAEASKGYKEYTENMCLLENELESQLGEFHVRMKGNASRSVPGLPPACLLPADVPLPSLAGLAGFARLCAGDQYEIFMKYGRQRWKLRGRIEVNSKQVWDSEEMVFLPLVTEFLSIKVTELKSLANHVVVGNVSCETKDLFAALPQVVAVDINDLGTLKLSLEVTWNPFDKDDQPSAASTVNKASTVNKRFSTYNQSPPDTPSLREQAFYNMLRRQEELENGMAWSISSESSDDSSSPQLSGSVRHATHKPIVQPEVQASAPAIEISFSQQPEEAGAGPGAGGGSVPAASQPEELGSRKKDAVANGHVPYSRTLSHISEASVDATMEAKAAESPWEPVPSPEDTGMGERDADPLPGASVAAAVAGQDRGAEAKPRAAVAWAMTCEEEVGGAEPVQSQAPAQDSCGTSVPAALQQAPAEERPIPAPPLPAGVPEVSRGKVVDSGLEEAISLLGSALDDYRGQFPELQPLERELKRLEEMLLQKQGVFLSRASSISLTVEHALESFSFLNTSDMEDSEGSEEEHLQDERRAGRPRRGSRAPSAGETGADDTGMCSGSEASTDPMSTGNEFLDKALVLHLNNCNRLLLKLGTFGPLRCREMYALDRLLREAQVLEIVCQLTEERAGAAGSAAEVVQFSTRKEGVLPLWDRCVEGPNVYACPVERFLQVLSSQYAAPISQRHPGLADAVCVKLVEDVLNQRLPRRPGSAQGEQVTIFQYWSHFESLGALVLDTYMMELAEEVLLAQNLNSDDQDVVLRALKRMPEGRLKKEGLKALSLLLVEGNSKVVNAVSAQLRSLAENPRFRQRALVCYLEQLEDEEVQTRVAGCAALGCLKAKESIEQLVYLCQTDKEPVREAAKQSLMLCGEDGKSAHRRLEETLDSLPRIFAPASMASTAF; from the exons GGAGGCCCTCCAGGTCACACTCAACGATGTCACTGTCTGTGCGCCCGCAGCGCCGAGTCCTCGTCACCAAGATCAATAGGAGCCAGTCCTTCGCTGGAGTGAACTCGACGGCCGACCGGCCCTTCAG GAACCTCTCGCCCTTCACCCCCACTGTCTCCCGCAAGACTggctccagggtcagtaggaTGTTCTCAATGTCCCACAAATCCCCACCACCCAAGGTGCCTCAGCCCAACCGCCTGGACGAGGTGTACGAAGCTCTCAAGAAGGGCTTGAC AGCCTACCTGGAGGTGCACCAGCTGGAACTGGAGAAGCTCAGCACCCAGATCCGCGAGTCCAAGAGGAATTCGCGCCTG gGCTTTCTCTACGATCTGGATAAG caagTGAAGTCAATCGAGCGCTTCCTGCGTCGCCTGGAGTTTCACGCTAGCAAG ATAGATGAGCTCTACGAGGCTTATTGCATCCAACGTCGGCTCCGTGATGGAGCCCACAACATGGTCAAGGCTTACAGCACGGGCTCGCCGGGCAGCCGGGAGGCACGCGAGAGCCTGGCCGAGGCCAGCAAGGGCTACAAGGAGTACACGGAG AACATGTGCCTGTTGGAGAACGAGCTGGAGAGCCAGCTGGGCGAGTTCCACGTCCGGATGAAAGGTAACGCATCCCGCTCCGTCCCCGGCCTgccgcctgcctgcctgctgcctgctgatGTCCCTCTGCCTTCTCTTGCAGGACTGGCAGGCTTTGCCCGGCTCTGTGCTGGTGACCAGTACGAG ATCTTCATGAAGTACGGACGGCAGCGGTGGAAGCTGCGGGGGCGCATCGAGGTGAACAGCAAGCAGGTGTGGGACAGCGAGGAAATGGTTTTCTTGCCCCTCGTCACCGAGTTCCTCTCCATCAAG GTGACGGAGCTAAAGAGCCTGGCCAACCACGTTGTGGTGGGCAATGTGTCCTGCGAGACCAAGGACCTCTTTGCGGCTCTGCCCCAGGTCGTGGCTGTGGATATCAATGACTTGGGCACCCTCAAACTCAGCCTGGAGGTGACCTGGAA ccccttcgACAAGGACGACCAGCCCTCGGCAGCCAGCACCGTCAACAAGGCCTCCACGGTGAACAAGAGGTTCTCCACCTACAACCAGAGCCCGCCTGACACACCGTCCCTGCGGGAACAGGCTTTCTAT aacATGCTGCGGcgccaggaggagctggagaacGGCATGGCCTGGTCCATCTCCTCCGAGTCCTCGGACGactcctccagcccccagctGTCCGGCAGCGTCCGCCACGCCACGCACAAGCCCATCGTGCAGCCCGAGGTGCAGGCCTCCGCCCCTGCCATCGAGATCTCCTTCTCCCAGCAGCCGGAGGAGGCtggggccgggcccggggccggcggcggcagcgTCCCCGCCGCGAGCCAGCCGGAGGAGCTGGGCAGCCGTAAGAAGGATGCGGTGGCCAATGGGCACGTGCCCTACTCCCGGACTCTGAGCCACATCAGCGAGGCCAGCGTGGACGCCACGATGGAGGCCAAGGCTGCGGAGAGCCCCTGGGAGCCTGTGCCGAGCCCGGAGGACACGGGGATGGGAGAGCGGGACGCGGACCCCCTCCCGGGCGCCTCGGTGGCAGCTGCCGTGGCGGGGCAGGACAGGGGCGCCGAGGCCAAGCCCCGTGCCGCCGTGGCGTGGGCCATGACCTGCGAGGAGGAGGTCGGCGGGGCCGAGCCGGTGCAGAGCCAGGCGCCGGCACAGGACAGCTGTGGCACCAGCGTCCCCGCGGCGCTGCAGCAAGCCCCCGCGGAGGAGAGGCCCATCCCCGCCCCGCCGTTGCCTGCCGGCGTCCCTGAGGTGTCACGGGGGAAGGTGGTGGATTCGGGTCTGGAGGAGGCCATCAGCCTCCTGGGCTCGGCCCTGGACGACTATCGGGGGCAGTTCCCGGAGCTGCAGCCCCTCGAACGGGAGCTCAAGCgcctggaggagatgctgctg CAGAAGCAGGGCGTCTTCCTCAGCCGGGCCTCCAGCATCAGCCTGACAGTGGAGCATGCGCTGGAGAGCTTCAGCTTCCTCAACACCTCTGACATGGAGGACTCAGAGGGCTCTGAGGAGGAGCATCTCCAAGATGAGAG GAGGGCTGGCAGACCCCGGCGCGGCAGCAGGGCCCCCAGTGCCGGTGAGACGGGGGCAGACGACACTGGCATGTGCAGCGGCTCCGAGGCCAGCACCGACCCCATGAGCACTGGCAACGAGTTCCTGGATAAGGCTCTGGTGCTTCACCTCAACAACTGCAACCGCCTGCTGCTG AAGCTGGGCACCTTCGGTCCCCTGCGGTGCCGGGAGATGTACGCCCTGGACAGGCTGCTGCGGGAGGCGCAGGTGCTGGAGATCGTGTGCCAGCTGACGGAGGAGCGAGCGGGAGCGGCCGGCTCTGCCGCCGAAG TGGTGCAGTTCTCGACGCGGAAGGAGGGCGTGCTGCCCCTTTGGGACCGCTGCGTGGAGGGGCCCAACGTCTACGCCTGCCCCGTGGAGCGGTTCCTGCAGGTGCTGAGCTCCCAGTACGCAGCACCCATCAGCCAGCGGCACCCTGGCTTGGCCGATGCCG TGTGTGTGAAACTGGTGGAGGATGTGCTGAACCAGCGGCTGCCGCGGCGGCCCGGCAGCGCCCAGGGTGAGCAGGTCACCATCTTCCAGTACTGGAGCCACTTTGAGTCGCTCGGCGCCCTGGTGCTCGACACCTACATGATGGAGCTGGCAGAGGAAG TGCTGCTGGCGCAGAACCTCAACTCGGACGACCAGGACGTGGTGCTGCGTGCCCTGAAGCGCATGCCCGAGGGCCGCCTGAAGAAGGAGGGACTAAAGGCGCTGAGCCTGCTCCTCGTGGAGGGCAACAGCAAGGTGGTGAATGCCGTGTCGGCCCAGCTCCGCAGCCTGGCAGAAAACCCCCGCTTCCGCCAACGG GCCCTTGTGTGCTacctggagcagctggaggatgaggaggTGCAGACACGCGTGGCAGGGTGCGCCGCGCTGGGCTGCCTGAAG GCCAAGGAGAGCATCGAGCAGCTGGTTTACCTGTGCCAAACCGACAAGGAGCCTGTGCGGGAGGCAGCCAAGCAGAGCTTGATGCTGTGTG GGGAAGATGGTAAATCAGCTCACCGCCGGCTGGAGGAGACCCTGGACAGCCTCCCGAGGATCTTTGCGCCAGCCAGCATGGCCAGTACAGCTTTCTGA
- the RIPOR1 gene encoding rho family-interacting cell polarization regulator 1 isoform X2: protein MERAGVGAAESPHELPACSRSMGAEEQRGCTRPGPLSPPASPGTWRPSRSHSTMSLSVRPQRRVLVTKINRSQSFAGVNSTADRPFRNLSPFTPTVSRKTGSRVSRMFSMSHKSPPPKVPQPNRLDEVYEALKKGLTAYLEVHQLELEKLSTQIRESKRNSRLGFLYDLDKQVKSIERFLRRLEFHASKIDELYEAYCIQRRLRDGAHNMVKAYSTGSPGSREARESLAEASKGYKEYTENMCLLENELESQLGEFHVRMKGNASRSVPGLPPACLLPADVPLPSLAGLAGFARLCAGDQYEIFMKYGRQRWKLRGRIEVNSKQVWDSEEMVFLPLVTEFLSIKVTELKSLANHVVVGNVSCETKDLFAALPQVVAVDINDLGTLKLSLEVTWNPFDKDDQPSAASTVNKASTVNKRFSTYNQSPPDTPSLREQAFYNMLRRQEELENGMAWSISSESSDDSSSPQLSGSVRHATHKPIVQPEVQASAPAIEISFSQQPEEAGAGPGAGGGSVPAASQPEELGSRKKDAVANGHVPYSRTLSHISEASVDATMEAKAAESPWEPVPSPEDTGMGERDADPLPGASVAAAVAGQDRGAEAKPRAAVAWAMTCEEEVGGAEPVQSQAPAQDSCGTSVPAALQQAPAEERPIPAPPLPAGVPEVSRGKVVDSGLEEAISLLGSALDDYRGQFPELQPLERELKRLEEMLLQKQGVFLSRASSISLTVEHALESFSFLNTSDMEDSEGSEEEHLQDERRAGRPRRGSRAPSAGETGADDTGMCSGSEASTDPMSTGNEFLDKALVLHLNNCNRLLLKLGTFGPLRCREMYALDRLLREAQVLEIVCQLTEERAGAAGSAAEVVQFSTRKEGVLPLWDRCVEGPNVYACPVERFLQVLSSQYAAPISQRHPGLADAVCVKLVEDVLNQRLPRRPGSAQGEQVTIFQYWSHFESLGALVLDTYMMELAEEVLLAQNLNSDDQDVVLRALKRMPEGRLKKEGLKALSLLLVEGNSKVVNAVSAQLRSLAENPRFRQRALVCYLEQLEDEEVQTRVAGCAALGCLKAKESIEQLVYLCQTDKEPVREAAKQSLMLCDGTERTI from the exons GGAGGCCCTCCAGGTCACACTCAACGATGTCACTGTCTGTGCGCCCGCAGCGCCGAGTCCTCGTCACCAAGATCAATAGGAGCCAGTCCTTCGCTGGAGTGAACTCGACGGCCGACCGGCCCTTCAG GAACCTCTCGCCCTTCACCCCCACTGTCTCCCGCAAGACTggctccagggtcagtaggaTGTTCTCAATGTCCCACAAATCCCCACCACCCAAGGTGCCTCAGCCCAACCGCCTGGACGAGGTGTACGAAGCTCTCAAGAAGGGCTTGAC AGCCTACCTGGAGGTGCACCAGCTGGAACTGGAGAAGCTCAGCACCCAGATCCGCGAGTCCAAGAGGAATTCGCGCCTG gGCTTTCTCTACGATCTGGATAAG caagTGAAGTCAATCGAGCGCTTCCTGCGTCGCCTGGAGTTTCACGCTAGCAAG ATAGATGAGCTCTACGAGGCTTATTGCATCCAACGTCGGCTCCGTGATGGAGCCCACAACATGGTCAAGGCTTACAGCACGGGCTCGCCGGGCAGCCGGGAGGCACGCGAGAGCCTGGCCGAGGCCAGCAAGGGCTACAAGGAGTACACGGAG AACATGTGCCTGTTGGAGAACGAGCTGGAGAGCCAGCTGGGCGAGTTCCACGTCCGGATGAAAGGTAACGCATCCCGCTCCGTCCCCGGCCTgccgcctgcctgcctgctgcctgctgatGTCCCTCTGCCTTCTCTTGCAGGACTGGCAGGCTTTGCCCGGCTCTGTGCTGGTGACCAGTACGAG ATCTTCATGAAGTACGGACGGCAGCGGTGGAAGCTGCGGGGGCGCATCGAGGTGAACAGCAAGCAGGTGTGGGACAGCGAGGAAATGGTTTTCTTGCCCCTCGTCACCGAGTTCCTCTCCATCAAG GTGACGGAGCTAAAGAGCCTGGCCAACCACGTTGTGGTGGGCAATGTGTCCTGCGAGACCAAGGACCTCTTTGCGGCTCTGCCCCAGGTCGTGGCTGTGGATATCAATGACTTGGGCACCCTCAAACTCAGCCTGGAGGTGACCTGGAA ccccttcgACAAGGACGACCAGCCCTCGGCAGCCAGCACCGTCAACAAGGCCTCCACGGTGAACAAGAGGTTCTCCACCTACAACCAGAGCCCGCCTGACACACCGTCCCTGCGGGAACAGGCTTTCTAT aacATGCTGCGGcgccaggaggagctggagaacGGCATGGCCTGGTCCATCTCCTCCGAGTCCTCGGACGactcctccagcccccagctGTCCGGCAGCGTCCGCCACGCCACGCACAAGCCCATCGTGCAGCCCGAGGTGCAGGCCTCCGCCCCTGCCATCGAGATCTCCTTCTCCCAGCAGCCGGAGGAGGCtggggccgggcccggggccggcggcggcagcgTCCCCGCCGCGAGCCAGCCGGAGGAGCTGGGCAGCCGTAAGAAGGATGCGGTGGCCAATGGGCACGTGCCCTACTCCCGGACTCTGAGCCACATCAGCGAGGCCAGCGTGGACGCCACGATGGAGGCCAAGGCTGCGGAGAGCCCCTGGGAGCCTGTGCCGAGCCCGGAGGACACGGGGATGGGAGAGCGGGACGCGGACCCCCTCCCGGGCGCCTCGGTGGCAGCTGCCGTGGCGGGGCAGGACAGGGGCGCCGAGGCCAAGCCCCGTGCCGCCGTGGCGTGGGCCATGACCTGCGAGGAGGAGGTCGGCGGGGCCGAGCCGGTGCAGAGCCAGGCGCCGGCACAGGACAGCTGTGGCACCAGCGTCCCCGCGGCGCTGCAGCAAGCCCCCGCGGAGGAGAGGCCCATCCCCGCCCCGCCGTTGCCTGCCGGCGTCCCTGAGGTGTCACGGGGGAAGGTGGTGGATTCGGGTCTGGAGGAGGCCATCAGCCTCCTGGGCTCGGCCCTGGACGACTATCGGGGGCAGTTCCCGGAGCTGCAGCCCCTCGAACGGGAGCTCAAGCgcctggaggagatgctgctg CAGAAGCAGGGCGTCTTCCTCAGCCGGGCCTCCAGCATCAGCCTGACAGTGGAGCATGCGCTGGAGAGCTTCAGCTTCCTCAACACCTCTGACATGGAGGACTCAGAGGGCTCTGAGGAGGAGCATCTCCAAGATGAGAG GAGGGCTGGCAGACCCCGGCGCGGCAGCAGGGCCCCCAGTGCCGGTGAGACGGGGGCAGACGACACTGGCATGTGCAGCGGCTCCGAGGCCAGCACCGACCCCATGAGCACTGGCAACGAGTTCCTGGATAAGGCTCTGGTGCTTCACCTCAACAACTGCAACCGCCTGCTGCTG AAGCTGGGCACCTTCGGTCCCCTGCGGTGCCGGGAGATGTACGCCCTGGACAGGCTGCTGCGGGAGGCGCAGGTGCTGGAGATCGTGTGCCAGCTGACGGAGGAGCGAGCGGGAGCGGCCGGCTCTGCCGCCGAAG TGGTGCAGTTCTCGACGCGGAAGGAGGGCGTGCTGCCCCTTTGGGACCGCTGCGTGGAGGGGCCCAACGTCTACGCCTGCCCCGTGGAGCGGTTCCTGCAGGTGCTGAGCTCCCAGTACGCAGCACCCATCAGCCAGCGGCACCCTGGCTTGGCCGATGCCG TGTGTGTGAAACTGGTGGAGGATGTGCTGAACCAGCGGCTGCCGCGGCGGCCCGGCAGCGCCCAGGGTGAGCAGGTCACCATCTTCCAGTACTGGAGCCACTTTGAGTCGCTCGGCGCCCTGGTGCTCGACACCTACATGATGGAGCTGGCAGAGGAAG TGCTGCTGGCGCAGAACCTCAACTCGGACGACCAGGACGTGGTGCTGCGTGCCCTGAAGCGCATGCCCGAGGGCCGCCTGAAGAAGGAGGGACTAAAGGCGCTGAGCCTGCTCCTCGTGGAGGGCAACAGCAAGGTGGTGAATGCCGTGTCGGCCCAGCTCCGCAGCCTGGCAGAAAACCCCCGCTTCCGCCAACGG GCCCTTGTGTGCTacctggagcagctggaggatgaggaggTGCAGACACGCGTGGCAGGGTGCGCCGCGCTGGGCTGCCTGAAG GCCAAGGAGAGCATCGAGCAGCTGGTTTACCTGTGCCAAACCGACAAGGAGCCTGTGCGGGAGGCAGCCAAGCAGAGCTTGATGCTGTGTG ATGGCACTGAGAGAACCATCTGA